From the Sebastes fasciatus isolate fSebFas1 chromosome 3, fSebFas1.pri, whole genome shotgun sequence genome, one window contains:
- the LOC141764692 gene encoding D(1) dopamine receptor-like, whose protein sequence is MNNTTGSVGAGSLEELPAHRALTGCVLALLIVWTLFGNFTVCAAVYRFRHLRAKVTNIFIVSLALSDLLVAVLVMPWKAVTEVAGFWPFGGFCKTWLACDIMCSTASILNLCVISVDRYWAISSPFSYERSMNKKVASVMIGVTWTVSVVISFVPVHLNWHRAEMGKDLALHGESVVVGSCDSSLGRTYAISSSLISFYIPVAIMIVTYTRIYRIAQIQIRMISSLERAAEHAQSCRSDAELCPDLCTEIGANSYQSQMSLHPDCQRSDQSHRELKVSIRKETKVLKTLSIIMGVFVCCWLPFFVLNCALPFCPGPEHPGAQRGPYCVSEKTFDVFVWIGWSNSSLNPVIYAFNADFRDAFLRLLRCRGRGCCCCCAAVSAAVETVMVRHEAGHMKQESPLNVKQLGVSSCARNTRGSEDSGNTTVTVFYHRGTTSEQVTDTEESNDKDRLTQIPIGL, encoded by the coding sequence ATGAATAACACAACCGGCTCGGTAGGAGCTGGCAGCCTGGAGGAGTTACCGGCGCACCGAGCTTTAACCGGCTGCGTCCTGGCGCTGCTCATCGTCTGGACGCTTTTCGGCAACTTCACCGTTTGCGCAGCTGTTTATCGCTTCCGGCACCTGCGCGCCAAAGTTACCAACATCTTCATCGTGTCTCTGGCTCTGTCGGACCTCCTGGTCGCGGTGCTGGTGATGCCGTGGAAAGCTGTAACTGAGGTGGCTGGTTTCTGGCCGTTTGGCGGGTTCTGCAAGACCTGGCTGGCCTGCGACATCATGTGCTCCACGGCCTCCATCCTCAACCTGTGCGTCATCAGCGTGGACCGATACTGGGCCATCTCCAGCCCCTTCAGCTACGAGAGGAGCATGAACAAGAAGGTGGCTTCTGTGATGATCGGCGTGACGTGGACGGTCTCCGTGGTCATCTCCTTCGTGCCCGTGCATCTGAACTGGCACCGTGCAGAGATGGGTAAGGATTTGGCACTTCATGGTGAGAGTGTTGTTGTTGGGAGCTGTGACTCCAGCTTGGGTCGCACGTAcgccatctcctcctctctcatcagCTTCTACATCCCGGTGGCTATTATGATCGTCACGTACACCCGCATCTACCGGATAGCCCAGATACAGATCCGGATGATATCTTCTCTGGAGAGAGCTGCAGAGCATGCACAAAGTTGCCGCTCGGATGCTGAACTTTGCCCTGACTTGTGCACGGAAATAGGTGCCAACTCATACCAGTCACAGATGAGTCTCCATCCTGATTGTCAGCGCTCTGATCAGTCCCACCGGGAGCTCAAAGTGTCCATCAGAAAAGAGACGAAAGTCCTGAAAACTTTAAGCATCAtcatgggtgtgtttgtgtgctgctgGTTGCCCTTCTTCGTCCTGAACTGCGCGCTGCCTTTCTGTCCCGGACCGGAGCACCCTGGGGCGCAGCGTGGACCTTATTGTGTCAGTGAAAAAACCTTCGATGTCTTCGTGTGGATCGGCTGGAGCAATTCGTCCCTCAACCCGGTGATCTATGCGTTCAACGCGGACTTCAGAGACGCCTTCCTGCGCCTGTTGCGCTGTCGCGGacgaggctgctgctgctgctgcgccgCGGTGAGCGCAGCGGTGGAGACGGTGATGGTGAGACACGAGGCCGGACACATGAAGCAGGAGAGTCCGCTGAACGTGAAGCAGCTGGGCGTCTCCTCCTGTGCCAGGAACACCAGGGGGAGCGAGGACAGCGGGAACACAACGGTGACTGTGTTTTATCACCGAGGGACAACCTCGGAGCAGGTGACGGACACGGAGGAAAGTAACGACAAAGACAGACTGACGCAGATACCGATAGGACTATGA
- the LOC141764693 gene encoding glutamine synthetase-like, which produces MSVLLSESLSLHKRVKNHYLSLTKGTECLVTYIWIDETGENLNGKTRTLYKEPTGIRDIPEWHTAYLVETSGTVVEVILVPVKMFRDPFNLDPYKLVLCEVLDINRVPEESNQRSQCAKVMEEVREHQPWFGMEQEYTLFGLDGQPFGWPSQGCSKTAHCAVGINKAYGRDIVICHYRACLYAGVKICGTNGELLPSQWEFQVGPCEGIEMGDDLLMARYILHRVCEEFGVVASLDVKPVESREETSGCHTNFSTKEMRSEGGLQYIEEAIRRLSKCHSQHIRVYDPHNGADNMRRLTTQCATSRYISSFHDFTSAIGSRTVSVRIPDHVSQMGCGYFEDRRPAANCDPYAVTRALVETCLLEAPGEK; this is translated from the exons ATGTCTGTCCTCTTGTCTGAAAGCCTCAGTCTTCACAAAAGAGTCAAGAATCACTATCTGTCTCTTACCAAAGGTACAGAGTGCCTGGTGACGTACATTTGGATTGATGAAACTGGAGAAAATCTAAATGGCAAAACTAGGACTCTGTACAAAGAACCAACAGGAATCAGAG ATATCCCAGAATGGCATACTGCCTACCTTGTTGAGACTTCTGGGACTGTGGTCGAAGTCATTTTGGTCCCGGTGAAAATGTTTCGAGATCCTTTCAATCTTGACCCCTATAAATTGGTTCTGTGTGAAGTACTTGACATCAACCGTGTCCCCGAAG AAAGTAATCAGCGTTCACAGTGTGCTAAAGTCATGGAGGAAGTTAGAGAACATCAGCCCTGGTTTGGGATGGAACAGGAGTACACACTGTTCGGTTTGGATGGACAGCCCTTTGGTTGGCCTTCTCAAGGATGCTCAAAAACTG CACATTGCGCTGTGGGCATTAACAAAGCGTATGGAAGAGACATCGTTATCTGTCACTATAGAGCCTGTCTGTATGCTGGTGTAAAGATCTGTGGCACCAATGGAGAATTATTACCCTCCCAG TGGGAGTTCCAGGTCGGCCCATGCGAGGGGATTGAAATGGGAGATGATCTGTTGATGGCCCGCTACATTCTGCACCGTGTCTGTGAAGAATTTGGGGTTGTTGCATCCTTGGATGTTAAACCCGTtgagagcagagaggaaacatcaggctgTCACACCAACTTCAGCACCAAGGAGATGAGAAGCGAAGGGGGACTTCA gtACATTGAAGAAGCAATCAGAAGGCTGAGCAAGTGTCACTCTCAGCACATTCGTGTCTACGATCCACACAATGGCGCCGACAACATGAGACGCCTCACCACTCAATGCGCTACCTCGCGCTATATCTCCAGTTTCCATGACTTCACTTCAGCCATAGGCTCTCGTACTGTTAGTGTTCGCATCCCTGACCATGTCAGTCAGATGGGCTGTGGTTACTTTGAGGACAGACGTCCTGCTGCCAACTGTGACCCTTACGCTGTGACGAGAGCCTTGGTTGAAACCTGTCTGCTGGAAGCCCCGGGGGAAAAATGA